One segment of Triticum aestivum cultivar Chinese Spring chromosome 2A, IWGSC CS RefSeq v2.1, whole genome shotgun sequence DNA contains the following:
- the LOC123184683 gene encoding calmodulin-binding protein 25: MDAMSCLAPPPAAASFLSASSSLGPAYYTDAALARALNFSAMPDYEYDYSPAASSPSNSASASALSSSSLLADFPCSAGGSNWFASTSAPPTGSLSCDSVLVASDAAPRPPSTPVGAATNKRRAGLGPNTAGAGRAGKRRARASKRAPTTYISTDPANFRLMVQHVTGVQAEPGTDDGSVLHASFDASSAAALLDCRPFDGASFGDALRMPGDADAAALHRHHQQQQLAQQQQPCYPTLDSWSVMYESSQLL; the protein is encoded by the coding sequence ATGGACGCCATGTCGTGCCtagcgccgccgccggcggcggcgtcgttcCTCTCGGCCTCCTCCTCGCTCGGCCCTGCCTACTACACCGACGCCGCCCTCGCGCGCGCGCTCAACTTCTCCGCCATGCCCGACTACGAGTACGACTACTCGCCGGCCGCATCCTCGCCCTccaactccgcctccgcctccgcgctCTCCTCGTCGTCCCTTCTCGCGGACTTCCCCTGCAGCGCGGGCGGCAGCAACTGGTTCGCCTCCACGTCCGCGCCGCCCACGGGCTCGCTCTCCTGCGACTCCGTGCTGGTCGCGTCGGACGCGGCGCCGCGGCCGCCGTCCACCCCCGTGGGCGCCGCGACGAACAAGAGGCGGGCGGGCCtggggccgaacacagcgggcgcCGGGCGGGCCGGGAAGCGGCGCGCGCGGGCGTCGAAGCGCGCGCCGACCACGTACATCAGCACCGACCCCGCCAACTTCCGGCTCATGGTGCAGCACGTGACCGGCGTCCAGGCCGAGCCGGGCACCGACGACGGCAGCGTCCTGCACGCCTCGTTCGACGCGTCCTCCGCCGCGGCGCTGCTGGACTGCCGCCCGTTCGACGGCGCGTCGTTCGGGGACGCGCTGAGGATGCCGGGCGACGCCGACGCGGCGGCgctccatcgccaccaccagcAACAGCAGCtggcgcagcagcagcagccgtgCTACCCGACGCTGGACTCGTGGAGCGTCATGTACGAGAGCAGCCAGCTGCTGTAG